A genomic stretch from Sulfurihydrogenibium azorense Az-Fu1 includes:
- a CDS encoding M16 family metallopeptidase: MVIRLILILNICLFYLSFGGENLVKTVYPNGVTLIYKETEGKGIIGGSIFIKGGSFEDTKEKAGLTNLTLKLLLQGSKNYSQYEISKFFEDSGGFISVSTSEDFSEIDFAVKVEDFPKALAIIGDILNNPKFPEDKLEQEKNNVVAQIKAKKEEGFAYGFDQLRKEIFKGTNYEYSPLGLEETIPNITIQDVLNRWKELNNGNRMVISIVGDLEYKKAYEYLKVFNSIPRGKTFNYVQIDKKIENIPCKEIKREGAQSTIMIAYNAPTVKDKDYIPFRVLNSILGSGFTSRLFQELREKRGLAYAVGSFFPARINIGTVVAYIGTDPKKTQESVSGIKKVVESLKEGIKEEEINTAKEKIIGGFLMDHQTRVKQAYYLGWFETVGLGYQMDKMYTDLVKKVKSKDLEPLYDKYFNQGSTCIVIKP; encoded by the coding sequence ATGGTAATTAGGTTAATACTCATATTAAATATCTGTTTGTTTTACCTTTCTTTTGGAGGAGAAAATTTGGTTAAAACTGTCTATCCTAACGGTGTTACGCTGATATACAAAGAGACTGAAGGTAAGGGAATAATAGGAGGTTCAATCTTTATAAAAGGTGGGAGTTTTGAAGATACAAAAGAAAAAGCTGGTTTAACTAACTTGACTTTGAAGCTTTTACTTCAAGGGTCAAAAAATTATTCTCAGTATGAGATAAGTAAATTTTTTGAAGATAGTGGAGGATTTATATCAGTATCTACATCTGAGGATTTTTCAGAAATAGATTTTGCTGTAAAAGTAGAAGATTTTCCCAAAGCTTTAGCTATTATTGGGGATATTTTAAATAACCCAAAGTTTCCTGAGGATAAGTTAGAGCAAGAGAAAAATAATGTAGTAGCTCAAATAAAAGCCAAAAAAGAAGAAGGTTTTGCATACGGATTTGACCAATTGAGAAAAGAGATTTTCAAGGGAACAAACTATGAATACTCTCCTTTAGGATTAGAAGAAACTATTCCTAATATAACTATCCAAGATGTATTAAATAGATGGAAAGAGTTAAACAATGGAAATAGAATGGTAATCTCTATCGTAGGAGATTTAGAGTATAAAAAGGCTTACGAGTATTTAAAGGTATTCAACAGTATTCCAAGGGGAAAAACTTTTAACTACGTTCAAATAGATAAAAAAATTGAAAACATCCCTTGTAAAGAGATAAAGAGAGAAGGCGCGCAATCTACAATTATGATAGCTTACAATGCTCCTACAGTTAAAGATAAAGACTATATACCTTTTAGAGTTTTAAACTCAATACTTGGAAGTGGATTTACTTCAAGACTATTCCAAGAACTTAGAGAAAAGAGAGGACTTGCCTATGCAGTAGGGTCATTTTTCCCTGCCAGAATAAATATAGGTACCGTAGTAGCTTATATAGGTACAGACCCAAAAAAAACACAAGAGTCTGTATCAGGGATTAAAAAAGTTGTTGAAAGTTTAAAAGAGGGAATTAAAGAAGAAGAGATAAACACTGCAAAGGAAAAGATTATTGGTGGATTTTTAATGGATCATCAAACGAGAGTAAAACAAGCTTACTACTTAGGTTGGTTTGAGACTGTTGGACTTGGTTATCAAATGGATAAAATGTATACAGATTTAGTAAAAAAAGTTAAATCGAAGGATTTAGAGCCTCTTTACGATAAGTATTTTAACCAAGGTTCTACTTGTATAGTAATAAAACCATAA
- the speE gene encoding polyamine aminopropyltransferase codes for MIWFTEYQTKNTGLTVKVKEAKHVQSKYQEILLLDTYEYGKMLVLDGAVQTTERDEFIYHEMLAHPALIKHQNPERVLVIGGGDGGTVREVLKHPSVKEVHLCEIDEDVINISKQYLPTISCELNNPKVSIFVEDGNKFLDERKEYYDVILLDLSDPVGPAEALFKRAFYEKVKASLRKNGIMTAQTESPFLQEEYFKTAVKEIQKVFKNYGTYLAFIPTYPAGMWSFTMASDDVNILDSSEKDYEKIKDLNTKYFCDKIYTSLFALPKFVSDLIK; via the coding sequence TTGATTTGGTTTACAGAATATCAAACTAAAAACACGGGCTTAACAGTTAAAGTAAAAGAAGCAAAACATGTCCAATCAAAGTATCAAGAGATACTCTTACTTGATACTTACGAATACGGAAAAATGCTTGTACTTGACGGAGCTGTTCAAACAACTGAAAGAGATGAGTTTATATACCATGAAATGCTTGCACATCCAGCTTTGATAAAACATCAAAACCCTGAAAGGGTATTAGTTATCGGCGGTGGAGATGGTGGAACTGTAAGAGAAGTGTTGAAACATCCTTCTGTAAAGGAAGTTCATTTATGTGAGATAGATGAAGATGTTATAAACATATCAAAACAGTACCTACCTACTATATCCTGTGAGTTAAACAATCCAAAAGTGTCTATCTTTGTTGAGGATGGAAATAAATTTTTAGATGAAAGAAAAGAGTATTACGATGTTATTTTACTTGATTTATCTGACCCTGTTGGACCTGCTGAGGCTTTATTTAAAAGAGCTTTTTATGAAAAAGTAAAAGCTTCTCTAAGAAAAAACGGTATAATGACTGCTCAGACAGAATCTCCTTTTTTACAAGAAGAGTACTTTAAAACAGCTGTGAAAGAGATACAAAAAGTCTTTAAAAACTACGGGACATACCTTGCGTTTATACCTACTTATCCAGCTGGAATGTGGAGTTTTACAATGGCTTCTGACGATGTGAATATATTGGATTCTTCAGAAAAAGATTACGAAAAAATCAAAGATTTGAATACAAAGTACTTTTGTGATAAAATATATACTTCTCTTTTTGCACTACCTAAATTTGTATCAGATTTAATAAAATAA
- a CDS encoding bis-aminopropyl spermidine synthase family protein, whose translation MAREVLNVIAQRASEKTGIKLYGRSVERVLAGLLTTSDFWKVVDLADQPVPATSQIVKELVAESLAKIENDEILLTEKGLQLVKDLKIPPAVDYSCKACEGRGIPFYANLDWYHTFLQVTKDRPKAIQEYDQGSVTPETTVSRVLFLDSREDLRDRDILVMGAEDDLTGLAVALTRLPRRVLILDIDERSIDFDNRIFKELGIDNAEAIRFDLRNPFPEEWLKSFDVFITDPPETLKAFKAFIARGIAALRQEGSVGYFGLTLRDSSITRWHQFQKALINDYGMVITDIIQDFNAYMNWDYHAETKAQEVAPVNKVPTDIWYRSAWVRMEALPGFKGENVQITDEVFRELYLDEEGSTT comes from the coding sequence TTGGCAAGAGAAGTTTTAAACGTTATCGCACAGAGAGCTTCTGAAAAAACAGGTATCAAGCTCTATGGTAGAAGTGTTGAGAGAGTTTTAGCAGGGCTTTTAACTACGTCTGACTTTTGGAAGGTTGTAGACCTTGCGGACCAACCTGTTCCAGCAACTTCTCAAATAGTTAAAGAGCTCGTTGCAGAAAGCTTAGCTAAAATTGAAAACGATGAAATCCTTTTAACAGAAAAAGGATTACAACTTGTAAAAGATCTAAAAATCCCTCCGGCAGTTGACTACTCTTGTAAAGCTTGTGAAGGAAGAGGAATACCTTTCTATGCAAATTTAGATTGGTACCATACATTTTTACAAGTAACAAAAGATAGACCAAAAGCAATTCAAGAGTATGACCAAGGTAGTGTGACTCCAGAAACAACAGTTTCAAGGGTACTATTCCTTGATTCAAGAGAAGATTTAAGGGATAGAGATATACTTGTTATGGGAGCTGAAGACGACCTTACAGGTTTAGCAGTAGCATTAACAAGACTGCCAAGAAGAGTTTTAATCCTTGATATAGACGAAAGGTCTATAGATTTTGACAACAGAATATTTAAAGAACTTGGAATAGATAACGCAGAAGCTATAAGATTTGATCTTAGAAACCCATTCCCTGAAGAGTGGTTAAAATCTTTTGACGTTTTTATTACAGACCCACCAGAGACATTAAAAGCTTTTAAAGCATTTATAGCAAGAGGTATAGCTGCTTTAAGACAAGAGGGCAGTGTAGGATACTTTGGTCTTACATTGAGAGACTCATCTATAACCAGATGGCATCAATTCCAAAAAGCTCTTATAAACGACTACGGAATGGTTATAACTGATATAATTCAAGACTTTAACGCTTACATGAACTGGGATTACCATGCAGAAACAAAAGCTCAAGAGGTTGCACCTGTAAACAAAGTTCCAACTGATATATGGTACAGGTCTGCATGGGTAAGAATGGAAGCTCTTCCAGGATTTAAAGGTGAAAACGTTCAAATAACAGACGAAGTATTCAGAGAGTTATACTTAGACGAAGAAGGTTCAACAACTTAA